From the genome of Halomonas sp. MCCC 1A13316, one region includes:
- the rsmA gene encoding 16S rRNA (adenine(1518)-N(6)/adenine(1519)-N(6))-dimethyltransferase RsmA yields MASRPPVHRARKRFGQNFLRDPGIISRIVRTISPRPGDRLVEIGPGQGALTAPLIEAAGGRLEVIELDRDLIPGLRVQFFNYPEFVVHEGDALKFDFSALRGDGEPLRVVGNLPYNISTPLIAHLLEAGDAITDMHFMLQKEVVERLAAEPGGPDWGRLSVMAQYRCRVDDLFTVPPEAFVPRPKVDSAIVRLTPFTELPCPATDETLLFSIVRQAFGQRRKTLRNNLKGVIEGEAMAELGIDPARRPQTLAVEEFVRIANHLAATEATS; encoded by the coding sequence ATGGCATCGCGCCCGCCGGTTCATCGCGCTCGCAAGCGCTTCGGCCAGAATTTTCTGCGTGACCCCGGCATCATCTCGCGCATCGTGCGCACGATCTCGCCGCGCCCGGGCGACCGGCTGGTAGAGATCGGCCCCGGGCAGGGCGCCCTGACCGCGCCGCTGATCGAGGCAGCAGGTGGCCGCCTCGAGGTAATCGAACTGGACCGTGACCTGATCCCGGGTCTGCGCGTGCAGTTCTTCAACTACCCGGAGTTCGTCGTGCACGAAGGCGATGCGCTGAAGTTCGATTTCAGCGCCCTGCGTGGCGACGGCGAGCCACTGAGGGTGGTAGGCAATCTGCCGTACAACATCTCCACGCCGCTGATCGCCCATCTGCTCGAGGCGGGCGATGCCATTACCGACATGCACTTCATGCTGCAGAAGGAGGTAGTGGAACGTCTTGCCGCCGAACCGGGTGGTCCCGACTGGGGGCGGCTGTCGGTGATGGCGCAGTATCGTTGTCGAGTCGACGACCTGTTCACGGTGCCGCCGGAGGCGTTCGTGCCGAGGCCCAAGGTCGACTCGGCCATCGTGCGGCTGACGCCCTTCACCGAGTTGCCGTGTCCAGCCACTGACGAGACCCTGCTGTTCAGTATCGTGCGCCAGGCTTTCGGCCAGCGGCGCAAGACCCTGCGTAACAACCTCAAGGGAGTGATCGAGGGCGAGGCCATGGCGGAGCTGGGTATCGACCCTGCGCGGCGGCCCCAGACCCTCGCTGTCGAGGAGTTCGTTCGCATTGCCAACCACCTGGCCGCTACGGAGGCGACGTCATGA
- the apaG gene encoding Co2+/Mg2+ efflux protein ApaG, whose protein sequence is MTQTPDMPLEREVLVDVEPAFRDDESSRDESRYVFSYTVTIHNHSKRSVQLLARHWRITQGSGKVQEVRGKGVVGQQPMIGPGQTFRYTSRAILDGPVGVMEGAYTCVDTASQRPFEVAIAPFRLAGPNQVH, encoded by the coding sequence ATGACCCAGACGCCGGACATGCCATTGGAACGGGAAGTGCTGGTCGATGTGGAACCCGCTTTTCGCGACGACGAGTCCTCGCGCGACGAATCGCGCTACGTGTTCAGCTATACAGTGACGATTCATAACCACTCGAAGCGCAGCGTTCAGCTGCTGGCTCGGCACTGGCGTATTACCCAAGGCAGCGGCAAGGTGCAAGAGGTGCGCGGCAAGGGGGTGGTGGGGCAGCAGCCAATGATTGGGCCCGGTCAAACCTTTCGTTATACCAGTCGCGCCATTCTCGACGGCCCGGTAGGCGTGATGGAGGGCGCCTACACCTGCGTCGATACGGCCAGCCAGCGTCCCTTCGAGGTTGCCATCGCCCCCTTCCGACTGGCCGGCCCCAACCAGGTACACTGA
- a CDS encoding symmetrical bis(5'-nucleosyl)-tetraphosphatase, whose translation MTDYAIGDLQGCHAEFVELLERIDFDPVCDRLWMAGDLVNRGPESLACLCEVRALGDAALTVLGNHDLHLLAVARGGARLNRKDTLDGILAAPDREALLDWLQSRPLLVRQVFEGQGDTVMAHAGLLPQWSPGEAAELAGEVEERLGSERSGSFLERMYGNEPACWAASLDGIDRLRVIVNVLTRMRFIDADGCLDFSAKEGLDSAPAGFAPWFRYPRSDDPRLLFGHWAALEGRAEGARVRAEALDTGCVWGGSLVALNLSSGERIGVPSRQRR comes from the coding sequence ATGACCGACTACGCCATTGGAGACTTGCAGGGCTGCCATGCCGAGTTCGTCGAGCTGCTCGAGCGAATCGACTTCGATCCCGTTTGCGACCGGCTGTGGATGGCCGGCGACCTGGTCAACCGTGGCCCCGAATCGCTAGCCTGCCTGTGCGAGGTGCGTGCGCTGGGAGATGCCGCGCTCACCGTGCTCGGCAATCACGACCTGCACCTGCTGGCCGTGGCGCGCGGGGGAGCCCGGCTCAACCGCAAGGACACCCTGGACGGGATCCTGGCCGCTCCCGACCGAGAGGCGCTGCTCGACTGGCTGCAGTCGCGGCCGCTATTGGTGCGCCAGGTATTCGAGGGGCAGGGCGATACCGTGATGGCGCATGCCGGTCTTCTGCCTCAGTGGTCCCCCGGGGAGGCGGCAGAGCTGGCCGGTGAGGTCGAGGAGCGGCTCGGAAGTGAGCGCAGCGGGTCCTTTCTCGAGCGAATGTACGGCAACGAGCCCGCCTGTTGGGCGGCATCGCTCGACGGTATCGATCGCCTGCGCGTCATCGTCAATGTGCTGACGCGCATGCGCTTCATCGACGCCGACGGCTGTCTCGATTTCAGCGCCAAGGAGGGGCTCGACAGCGCCCCTGCCGGTTTCGCCCCCTGGTTCCGTTATCCTCGCAGCGACGACCCGCGGCTACTGTTCGGCCATTGGGCGGCCCTGGAGGGGCGTGCCGAAGGTGCCCGGGTGCGCGCCGAAGCACTGGATACCGGCTGCGTGTGGGGTGGCAGCCTCGTCGCGCTGAATCTCTCTAGCGGTGAACGCATCGGCGTACCCAGTCGTCAGCGCCGCTGA
- the glpE gene encoding thiosulfate sulfurtransferase GlpE produces MATPSFQHLTIDTLTAWIEADDPLILVDIRDLMSFTGGHIPGSRHLDNDSAPALLESAPREQPLVVVCYHGHSSQQAAAWLAGQGFAEVYSLDGGFTEWEHRLPERVERGRP; encoded by the coding sequence ATGGCGACCCCTTCGTTCCAACATCTGACGATCGATACCCTGACGGCCTGGATCGAGGCCGACGACCCGCTCATCCTGGTCGATATTCGCGACCTCATGAGCTTCACCGGCGGCCACATTCCCGGTAGCCGTCACCTCGACAACGACAGCGCACCGGCACTGCTCGAATCGGCGCCTCGCGAGCAGCCATTGGTGGTGGTGTGCTACCACGGCCACTCGAGCCAGCAGGCTGCGGCCTGGCTGGCGGGGCAGGGCTTCGCCGAAGTCTACAGCCTCGATGGTGGTTTCACCGAATGGGAGCATCGTCTGCCCGAACGGGTGGAGCGCGGTCGTCCATGA
- a CDS encoding polynucleotide adenylyltransferase: MSGLQDRCREGLAVYRVGGAVRDARLGWPTVDTDWVVVGATPEEMQRRGFRPVGRDFPVFLHPETHEEYALARTERKSGHGYTGFEVHASPDVTLEEDLARRDLTINAMAETPEGELVDPYGGMVDLEAKQLRHVSPAFVEDPLRVLRTARFLARYAGLGFAIAEETWALMRELVESGELSHLVAERVWTETEKALGETDPAVYFRTLQNCGALEVLTPELVEDGPAFGRALDRLSRLPCGILDEERPRWRWARLVEHLDEARQEALAERLRLPRSYRDLGRQAALTRQLRHQAMLDANNVKRWLDGIDAWRRSERVEPLLALLAVDDSALAERLEWAWRSVSRLEARDLLAEGFSGGALGEELGRRREAILARELSQP, encoded by the coding sequence ATGAGCGGATTGCAGGATCGCTGTCGCGAAGGCCTTGCGGTCTATCGCGTTGGCGGCGCGGTGCGCGACGCTCGGCTGGGTTGGCCCACCGTCGATACCGACTGGGTCGTGGTGGGGGCGACGCCGGAGGAGATGCAGCGTCGCGGCTTCCGCCCGGTGGGGCGCGACTTCCCGGTCTTCCTGCATCCCGAGACCCATGAGGAGTACGCCCTGGCGCGTACCGAGCGCAAGTCCGGCCATGGGTACACCGGCTTCGAGGTTCACGCCAGCCCCGACGTGACGCTGGAAGAGGACCTGGCCCGCCGCGACCTGACCATCAACGCCATGGCCGAGACGCCGGAGGGTGAGCTGGTCGACCCCTACGGCGGCATGGTCGACCTCGAAGCCAAGCAGTTGCGTCATGTTTCGCCGGCCTTCGTCGAGGATCCTTTACGGGTGCTGCGTACCGCGCGTTTCCTGGCACGTTACGCCGGGCTCGGCTTCGCCATCGCCGAGGAAACCTGGGCGCTGATGCGCGAGCTCGTCGAGAGCGGCGAGCTTTCGCATCTGGTGGCAGAGCGAGTCTGGACCGAGACCGAGAAGGCGTTGGGGGAGACCGACCCTGCGGTCTACTTCCGTACCCTGCAGAATTGCGGTGCGCTGGAGGTACTGACGCCGGAACTCGTCGAGGACGGTCCGGCGTTCGGCAGGGCGTTGGACAGGCTCTCCCGACTACCTTGCGGCATACTCGATGAGGAGCGCCCCCGCTGGCGCTGGGCACGGCTGGTAGAGCATCTCGACGAAGCCCGGCAGGAGGCGCTGGCCGAGCGGTTGCGCCTGCCTCGCAGCTATCGCGACCTGGGTCGCCAGGCTGCGCTTACCCGCCAGCTGCGCCACCAAGCCATGCTCGATGCGAATAACGTGAAGCGTTGGCTGGACGGTATCGATGCCTGGCGGCGAAGCGAGCGAGTTGAGCCCCTGCTGGCCCTGCTGGCGGTGGATGATTCGGCTCTGGCCGAGCGGCTCGAATGGGCGTGGCGTTCGGTTTCCCGGCTTGAGGCCAGGGATCTGCTGGCGGAAGGCTTCAGTGGCGGCGCGCTGGGCGAGGAGCTGGGGCGACGTCGCGAGGCGATACTCGCGCGCGAACTGTCGCAGCCTTGA
- the folK gene encoding 2-amino-4-hydroxy-6-hydroxymethyldihydropteridine diphosphokinase, with amino-acid sequence MTQVSVSIGSNIDREHHVRSCLDALEATFDGLLVSRVYESEPVGFEDGRNFYNLVAVFDSDWSAGELQAWCKRIEQDHGRRKGTPKFSPRTLDIDLLTVGDLVGEHDGVMLPRDEILHHAFVLLPLSELLPNTPHPEVGRTYAELWSEFKADDQRLWPVAFARNP; translated from the coding sequence ATGACCCAGGTAAGCGTCAGCATCGGCAGCAACATCGACCGGGAGCATCACGTCCGAAGCTGCCTGGATGCCCTTGAGGCCACCTTCGACGGCCTCCTCGTCTCGCGCGTTTATGAAAGCGAGCCGGTAGGCTTCGAGGACGGCCGCAATTTCTACAACCTGGTGGCGGTGTTCGACAGCGACTGGTCGGCCGGGGAGCTACAGGCCTGGTGCAAGCGCATCGAGCAAGATCACGGCCGCCGCAAGGGCACGCCCAAGTTCAGCCCACGGACGCTGGACATCGACCTGCTGACGGTTGGCGATCTCGTCGGCGAACACGACGGGGTCATGCTGCCGCGCGACGAGATTCTTCATCACGCCTTCGTGCTGCTGCCACTTTCGGAGCTGTTACCGAATACGCCCCATCCCGAGGTCGGGCGCACCTACGCCGAGCTGTGGTCCGAATTCAAGGCCGACGATCAGCGCCTATGGCCCGTAGCGTTTGCTAGGAATCCTTAG
- the folB gene encoding dihydroneopterin aldolase, whose product MDCVLIESLELETVIGVYDWERSIRQRLTLDLELATDIRPAAADDDLTKTLDYAAISQRIAGFADEHDFALVETFAERLAQLLMGEFGVPWLRLTLRKPGAVPTAAAVGVRIERGTRQESTR is encoded by the coding sequence ATGGACTGCGTACTGATCGAGTCGCTCGAACTCGAGACGGTTATCGGCGTATACGATTGGGAGCGCAGCATACGTCAGCGGCTGACGCTCGACCTGGAACTGGCCACCGACATTCGCCCGGCGGCTGCCGACGACGACCTGACCAAAACGCTCGATTACGCCGCCATCAGCCAGCGTATCGCCGGCTTTGCCGACGAGCATGACTTCGCCCTGGTCGAAACCTTCGCCGAGCGCCTTGCCCAGCTCTTGATGGGAGAATTTGGCGTACCCTGGCTGCGGCTGACACTGCGCAAGCCAGGTGCCGTGCCCACAGCGGCAGCCGTAGGCGTGCGCATCGAGCGTGGCACACGCCAGGAGAGCACTCGATGA
- the plsY gene encoding glycerol-3-phosphate 1-O-acyltransferase PlsY — MTVEGLLLLLTLALLGYASGSCLGALWVCRVAGVGDPRLEGSGNPGFSNVLRLHGRRLAAVTLLFDALKGMPALWLTMGLGLAPWAQGVVGLAVLLGHSYPPWHRFRGGKAVASAFGVLLVLTPWVALCCAALWVLLAWRVRTAAVASLVSAGIAPLASLWLAPDYVLVVVTFTALVLVRHLLNIHRLRHGDEPGL; from the coding sequence GTGACGGTCGAAGGGCTACTGCTGCTGTTGACACTGGCATTGCTGGGCTACGCCAGCGGCTCCTGCTTGGGCGCGCTATGGGTCTGTCGAGTGGCAGGCGTTGGGGATCCCCGCCTGGAGGGCTCGGGCAACCCGGGCTTCTCCAACGTGCTGCGCCTGCATGGTCGCCGGCTGGCGGCGGTAACCTTGTTGTTCGACGCACTGAAAGGCATGCCTGCGCTGTGGCTGACGATGGGGCTTGGTCTGGCGCCATGGGCCCAAGGTGTGGTCGGGCTGGCCGTGCTGCTGGGACACAGCTACCCGCCTTGGCATCGCTTTCGTGGCGGCAAGGCAGTGGCCAGCGCCTTCGGCGTGCTGTTGGTACTGACGCCCTGGGTGGCGTTGTGCTGTGCCGCCTTGTGGGTGCTGTTGGCCTGGCGGGTGCGGACGGCAGCCGTGGCGTCCTTGGTCAGTGCCGGCATCGCTCCGCTGGCCAGTCTGTGGCTGGCACCGGATTACGTGCTGGTGGTGGTGACCTTTACCGCACTGGTGCTGGTGCGGCACCTGCTCAATATTCACCGGCTGCGTCACGGCGACGAACCGGGACTCTAG
- the tsaD gene encoding tRNA (adenosine(37)-N6)-threonylcarbamoyltransferase complex transferase subunit TsaD, protein MRVLGIETSCDETGVAIYDTDRGLLADALYSQVAMHAEYGGVVPELASRDHTRRLLPLIQQVLDEAGMTRRELDAIAYTAGPGLVGALMVGASTAHGMARALNIPVLGVHHMEGHLMAPMLEEPSPAFPFVALLVSGGHTQLVEVQGLGRYRLLGESVDDAAGEAFDKAAKMLGLSYPGGPLVARLAEAGDPGRFRFPRPMTDRPGLDFSFSGLKTHTLTTLRRLEQAGKLDDQARADVAHAFEEAVVDTLVIKCRRALDDTGLKRLVMAGGVSANTRLRERLAHEVVKRSAEVYYPRGRFCTDNGAMIALAGALRLLAGERDEVGRMQAVPRWPMETLAVPAGS, encoded by the coding sequence ATGCGAGTCCTTGGCATCGAGACCTCCTGCGACGAGACCGGCGTCGCGATCTACGACACCGACCGCGGCCTGCTGGCCGACGCCCTTTATAGCCAGGTCGCCATGCATGCCGAGTACGGTGGCGTGGTGCCGGAGCTCGCCTCGCGTGACCACACCCGGCGTTTGCTGCCCTTGATTCAGCAGGTACTCGACGAAGCCGGCATGACCCGCCGCGAACTGGATGCCATCGCCTATACCGCGGGGCCGGGCCTGGTCGGCGCCCTGATGGTCGGCGCCAGCACCGCTCATGGGATGGCCCGAGCGCTGAATATTCCGGTACTGGGCGTGCACCACATGGAAGGTCATCTCATGGCCCCCATGCTCGAAGAGCCCTCGCCCGCCTTTCCCTTCGTCGCACTGCTGGTCTCCGGCGGCCATACCCAACTGGTCGAGGTCCAGGGCCTGGGAAGGTACCGCCTACTCGGCGAATCGGTCGACGACGCTGCCGGCGAAGCCTTCGACAAGGCTGCCAAGATGCTCGGGCTATCCTATCCTGGTGGCCCCTTGGTGGCCCGGCTGGCCGAAGCGGGCGACCCGGGGCGTTTTCGCTTCCCCCGCCCCATGACCGACCGCCCGGGCCTCGACTTCAGCTTTTCGGGGCTCAAGACGCACACCCTGACCACCCTGCGCCGGCTCGAGCAGGCGGGCAAGCTCGACGATCAGGCGCGCGCCGACGTCGCCCATGCCTTCGAAGAGGCCGTTGTCGATACTCTGGTGATCAAGTGTCGCCGGGCACTCGATGACACCGGCCTGAAGCGCCTGGTCATGGCCGGCGGCGTGAGTGCCAACACGCGCCTTCGCGAGCGCCTCGCGCATGAGGTCGTGAAGCGCAGTGCTGAGGTCTATTACCCACGCGGAAGGTTTTGTACCGACAATGGCGCCATGATTGCCCTTGCCGGCGCACTGCGGCTGCTGGCCGGCGAGCGTGACGAAGTCGGTCGCATGCAAGCCGTGCCGCGCTGGCCGATGGAAACCCTCGCGGTACCGGCCGGCAGCTGA
- the rpsU gene encoding 30S ribosomal protein S21, translated as MPSVKVRDNEPFDVALRRFKRSCEKAGILSEVRRREHYEKPTAERKRKAAAAVKRHAKKLQRERKRFERLY; from the coding sequence ATGCCTTCTGTCAAAGTACGTGATAACGAGCCGTTTGACGTCGCGCTGCGCCGCTTCAAGCGTTCCTGTGAAAAAGCCGGCATCCTTTCCGAAGTGCGTCGTCGCGAGCACTACGAAAAGCCGACTGCAGAGCGCAAGCGCAAGGCAGCTGCTGCGGTGAAGCGTCACGCCAAGAAGCTCCAGCGTGAGCGCAAGCGTTTCGAACGGCTCTATTGA
- the dnaG gene encoding DNA primase codes for MAGQIPQRFIDDLLARVDVVEVVGERVQLKKAGRNYSGLCPFHQEKSPSFTVSADKQFYHCFGCGAHGNALRFLMEYDKLRFPEAVDQLASRLGLEVPREGADDPRAQARERKRQEGVNLLELAASFYRERLKMSEGQSARDYLARRGLAEEVCRDFGIGYAPDDWEALKRHLSARDIAEAVQVEYGLLVQREESGRTYDRFRDRVIFPIRDVRGRTIAFGGRVLGDAKPKYLNSPETPVFHKGRELYGLYEARQANPRLKRVVIVEGYMDVVALAQYGLRNAVATLGTSTSEEHLARLFRMVNEVVFCFDGDKAGRQAASRALETVLPQMIDGREARFLFLPEGEDPDTLVRREGREAFEGRITCASPLSEFLFDQAARGRDLSRVEDRERFASQVLKAASRLPQGMLQTVLLGELARRTGVDQSRFEALLARDEDGAASAAEPSAAPAEVPVGQGAVSDVSPAKGASLGLVARVLQLLVHEPALVERLPAEDDWCPEGEGDGNLCRELVRLLRAGRYRSPQVVLAHFQGSAQGERLAQLARREMLIPRSVRGQELDGLVEHFRRHQRRPSCQEQIDALLARQRSGERLSPEERQRLMTLLAELGS; via the coding sequence ATGGCCGGCCAGATCCCTCAGCGTTTCATCGATGACTTGCTGGCACGCGTCGACGTGGTCGAAGTGGTGGGTGAGCGAGTGCAGCTGAAGAAGGCCGGGCGCAACTATTCCGGTCTGTGCCCTTTCCATCAGGAAAAGTCCCCGTCGTTTACCGTCAGTGCCGACAAGCAGTTCTACCATTGCTTCGGCTGCGGTGCCCATGGCAATGCCCTGCGTTTCCTGATGGAGTACGACAAGCTGCGTTTTCCCGAAGCGGTGGATCAACTGGCGTCACGGCTGGGGCTCGAGGTGCCGCGGGAGGGCGCCGACGATCCACGTGCCCAGGCGCGTGAACGCAAGCGTCAGGAAGGAGTCAACCTGTTAGAGCTCGCGGCCAGCTTCTATCGTGAGCGGTTGAAGATGTCCGAAGGACAGTCGGCACGGGATTACCTGGCTCGACGCGGTCTTGCAGAAGAGGTGTGTCGCGACTTCGGCATCGGTTATGCCCCGGACGACTGGGAGGCGCTCAAGCGCCACCTGAGTGCGCGGGACATAGCGGAAGCGGTGCAGGTCGAGTACGGCTTGTTGGTGCAGCGCGAGGAGAGTGGGCGGACCTATGACCGTTTCCGCGATCGAGTGATATTTCCGATCCGCGACGTGCGTGGGCGCACCATTGCCTTTGGCGGCCGGGTGCTCGGTGATGCGAAGCCAAAGTATCTGAATTCGCCCGAGACACCGGTCTTCCACAAGGGACGAGAACTCTACGGACTCTATGAGGCCAGACAGGCCAACCCGCGATTGAAGCGAGTGGTCATCGTCGAAGGCTACATGGACGTGGTGGCGCTGGCTCAGTACGGCCTCCGTAATGCCGTTGCTACCTTGGGAACCTCTACCAGCGAGGAGCATCTGGCTCGATTGTTTCGCATGGTCAACGAAGTGGTGTTCTGCTTCGATGGCGACAAGGCGGGACGCCAGGCGGCAAGCCGTGCGCTGGAAACCGTGCTGCCGCAGATGATCGACGGGCGGGAGGCGCGCTTCCTGTTCCTGCCCGAGGGCGAGGACCCGGACACGCTGGTGCGTCGTGAAGGACGTGAAGCCTTCGAGGGTCGCATCACCTGTGCCAGCCCGCTGTCGGAATTCCTGTTCGATCAGGCGGCGCGGGGGCGCGACCTGTCGCGAGTCGAGGATCGCGAGCGCTTCGCCAGTCAGGTGCTCAAGGCGGCAAGCCGCCTGCCGCAGGGCATGCTGCAGACGGTACTGCTGGGCGAGCTGGCGCGGCGCACCGGGGTCGACCAGTCGCGTTTCGAAGCGCTCTTGGCGCGTGATGAGGACGGGGCGGCGTCAGCGGCAGAGCCGAGTGCTGCGCCTGCCGAAGTGCCTGTCGGGCAGGGGGCGGTGAGCGATGTGTCGCCGGCCAAGGGAGCTTCGTTGGGGCTGGTGGCGCGAGTGCTGCAACTCCTGGTGCATGAGCCGGCGCTGGTCGAACGTCTGCCCGCCGAGGACGACTGGTGTCCGGAGGGAGAGGGAGATGGCAATCTGTGTCGCGAGCTGGTTCGGCTGTTACGTGCCGGGCGCTACCGCAGCCCACAGGTAGTGCTGGCTCATTTCCAGGGCAGTGCCCAGGGCGAGCGGTTGGCGCAGCTGGCCCGGCGCGAAATGCTGATTCCTCGCAGTGTCAGGGGCCAGGAGCTGGATGGTCTGGTCGAGCATTTTCGCCGGCACCAGAGGCGGCCATCGTGCCAAGAGCAGATTGATGCGCTTCTGGCAAGGCAGCGCTCGGGAGAGCGGCTTTCGCCTGAGGAGCGACAGCGACTCATGACGTTGCTGGCCGAGCTGGGAAGTTGA
- the rpoD gene encoding RNA polymerase sigma factor RpoD: protein MAGNAQQQSRLKELIARGKEQGYLTYAEVNDHLPEDIADPDQVEDIIGMINDMGISVVEEAPDEDTLMMSDHSADESAAEEAVAALAAVESDVGRTTDPVRMYMREMGTVELLTREGEIEIAKRIEEGTREVMSALAWLPGAVESILEAYDATQDEEAPGRLSDLFSGFIDPDEGIPGVAEAEVPEEELSDTADDDDASDDDDDAGEAEEETTGGPDPEEAKARFEQIREQNELVREALAKHGRGSPEAQVEMERLAELFSPIKLVPKHFERLVGQVRISVEQVRAQEKTVMQLFVKKAKVPRKTFIKAFPGNESRQQWVDEFMGANAKFAERLEPLRADIQRAQRRIAFEEDMVQLAVGELKEINRRLSIGEAKARRAKKEMVEANLRLVISIAKKYTNRGLQFLDLIQEGNIGLMKAVDKFEYRRGYKFSTYATWWIRQAITRSIADQARTIRIPVHMIETINKLNRVSRQMLQEMGREPTPEELGERLEMPEDKVRKVLKIAKEPISMETPIGDDDDSHLGDFIEDGTMQLPVDLATGEGLIEATRNVLGGLTAREAKVLRMRFGIDMNTDHTLEEVGKQFDVTRERIRQIEAKALRKLRHPSRSEPLRSFLDE, encoded by the coding sequence ATGGCTGGAAATGCGCAGCAGCAGTCACGTCTGAAGGAGTTGATCGCGCGTGGCAAGGAACAGGGTTACCTGACCTACGCCGAGGTCAACGACCACCTACCCGAGGATATTGCCGATCCCGATCAGGTGGAAGATATCATCGGCATGATCAACGACATGGGTATCAGCGTCGTCGAGGAAGCTCCCGATGAAGATACCCTGATGATGTCGGATCACTCCGCCGATGAGTCGGCTGCCGAAGAAGCCGTGGCTGCCCTGGCGGCGGTGGAGAGCGACGTGGGCCGTACCACCGACCCCGTGCGTATGTACATGCGCGAAATGGGGACCGTGGAGCTTCTGACCCGCGAGGGTGAAATCGAGATCGCCAAGCGCATCGAGGAGGGCACGCGTGAAGTGATGTCGGCCCTCGCCTGGCTACCGGGTGCGGTGGAATCGATTCTCGAGGCATACGACGCCACCCAGGATGAAGAGGCGCCCGGTCGCCTTTCCGATCTCTTTTCCGGTTTCATCGACCCAGACGAAGGCATTCCCGGCGTTGCCGAGGCCGAAGTTCCCGAAGAGGAGCTCAGCGATACCGCCGATGACGATGACGCCAGCGACGACGATGACGATGCCGGCGAGGCTGAGGAGGAGACCACCGGCGGTCCCGACCCTGAGGAGGCAAAGGCGCGCTTCGAGCAGATCCGTGAACAGAACGAACTGGTACGCGAAGCGCTTGCCAAGCATGGCCGGGGCAGCCCGGAAGCCCAGGTCGAGATGGAGCGTCTAGCCGAGCTGTTCTCGCCGATCAAGCTGGTGCCCAAGCATTTCGAACGCTTGGTCGGTCAGGTGCGTATCAGCGTCGAGCAGGTTCGTGCTCAAGAAAAGACGGTGATGCAGCTGTTCGTCAAGAAGGCCAAGGTTCCGCGCAAGACCTTCATCAAGGCATTTCCGGGCAATGAGTCGCGTCAACAGTGGGTCGACGAGTTCATGGGGGCGAACGCCAAGTTCGCCGAGCGCCTGGAGCCCCTGCGTGCCGACATTCAGCGTGCCCAGCGTCGTATCGCCTTCGAGGAGGATATGGTGCAACTGGCGGTGGGGGAGTTGAAGGAAATCAACCGCAGGCTCTCTATCGGCGAGGCCAAGGCGCGCCGGGCCAAGAAGGAGATGGTCGAGGCCAACCTGCGCTTGGTGATTTCCATTGCCAAGAAGTACACCAACCGCGGATTGCAGTTCCTGGACCTGATCCAGGAGGGCAACATCGGCCTGATGAAGGCAGTCGACAAGTTCGAGTACCGCCGCGGCTACAAGTTCTCGACCTACGCTACCTGGTGGATTCGCCAGGCGATCACTCGCTCGATTGCCGACCAGGCGCGCACCATTCGTATCCCGGTGCACATGATCGAGACAATCAACAAGCTCAACCGCGTATCGCGGCAGATGCTGCAGGAGATGGGCCGCGAGCCGACGCCCGAAGAGCTGGGCGAACGCCTCGAAATGCCCGAGGACAAGGTGCGCAAGGTGCTCAAGATCGCCAAGGAGCCGATCTCCATGGAGACGCCCATCGGCGACGATGACGACTCGCACCTGGGTGATTTCATCGAGGACGGCACCATGCAGCTGCCGGTCGACCTGGCTACCGGCGAGGGCTTGATCGAGGCCACCCGCAACGTGCTGGGTGGGCTGACCGCTCGCGAGGCCAAGGTGCTGCGCATGCGCTTCGGTATCGACATGAACACCGACCATACCCTCGAGGAGGTCGGCAAGCAGTTCGATGTCACGCGCGAGCGGATCCGCCAGATCGAGGCCAAGGCACTCCGCAAGCTGCGCCACCCCAGCCGTTCGGAGCCGCTGCGCTCGTTCCTCGACGAGTAG